One segment of Rosa chinensis cultivar Old Blush chromosome 6, RchiOBHm-V2, whole genome shotgun sequence DNA contains the following:
- the LOC112171558 gene encoding protein LIFEGUARD 4 — protein sequence MTKVQTITYFPLFCAKQTLLPHATNFAKSWKKMMTPKINLEVGEILRHRRLYPSMVDSPELRWAFILKVYAILTVQLLLTIAVAATVDLVRPIAYFLFKTLAGLLSISPAVFKVILEAWGLTTVIFIGLTLYTFWATRRGRDFGFLGPFLFAALVVLLGFGLIQLSSSFCFEMIFHPLGKISHMIYGIVGCIIFCYYIVYDMDKLIKRHHYDDYMLAAIELYLDVIAASDS from the exons ATGACCAAAGTCCAAACCATCACATATTTCCCGCTCTTTTGCGCCAAACAAACACTATTACCCCATGCCACTAATTTTGCAAAGAgctggaagaagatgatgacacCGAAGATCAACTTGGAAGTCGGAGAGATCCTCCGCCACCGCCGACTCTACCCATCGATGGTGGACAGCCCGGAGCTCCGCTGGGCCTTCATTCTCAAAGTCTATGCCATCCTCACCGTCCAGTTGCTCCTCACCATTGCCGTCGCCGCCACCGTCGATTTGGTCCGTCCGATCGCTTACTTCCTCTTCAAAACCCTCGCCGGCTTGCTGTCAATATCACCGGCCGTCTTC AAGGTGATTTTGGAGGCTTGGGGTCTAACCACTGTGATTTTCATTGGCTTGACATTGTACACATTCTGGGCTACAAGGAGAGGCCGCGATTTCGGCTTTCTTGGTCCTTTTCTATTTGCAGCTTTGGTTGTTCTTCTTGGATTTGGTTTGATTCAGTTATCTAGCTCTTTCTGTTTTGAGATG ATTTTTCACCCTTTGGGTAAGATCAGTCATATGATATACGGCATTGTGGGTTGTATCATCTTCTGTTACTACATTGTCTATGACATGGATAAGCTGATTAAGCGCCACCACTATGACGACTACATGCTGGCTGCAATCGAGCTGTATTTGGATGTGATCGCAGCTAGTGATAGCTAA